A region from the Lolium perenne isolate Kyuss_39 chromosome 4, Kyuss_2.0, whole genome shotgun sequence genome encodes:
- the LOC127301360 gene encoding cyanate hydratase yields the protein MEDSGARVAAVQQLMAAKAKSGKSFSEIGAETGLTNVYVAQLLRRQAQLKPDTAAKLRAAIPALTDDLVELMMQPPFRSYNPDMVHEPAIYRLNEAIMHFGESIKAIINEDFGDGIMSAIDFYCTVDKVKGADGKDRAVITFDGKYLPHTEQKSANMMSKLARNAP from the exons ATGGAAGACAGCGGTGCGAGGGTGGCGGCGGTGCAGCAGCTTATGGCAGCCAAGGCCAAGTCCGGGAAGAGCTTCTCCGAGATCGGAGCCGAGACGGGGCTCACCAACGTGTACGTCGCGCAGCTGCTGCGCCGCCAGGCGCAGCTCAAGCCCGACACGGCGGCCAAGCTGCGGGCGGCCATCCCGGCGCTAACCGATGACCTCGTGGAGCTCATGATGCAGCCGCCCTTCCGGTCGTATAACCCGGACATGGTCCACGAGCCCGCCATATACAG ACTGAATGAAGCTATCATGCATTTTGGAGAGAGCATCAAGGCAATCATCAATGAGGACTTTGGTGATGGAAT CATGTCGGCCATAGACTTCTACTGTACAGTTGACAAAGTTAAAGGGGCTGATGGAAAAGATCGTGCAGTGATCACATTTGATGGGAAGTATCTGCCTCACACTGAACAG AAATCTGCAAATATGATGTCAAAGTTGGCCCGCAATGCACCTTGA
- the LOC127298133 gene encoding protein NEGATIVE REGULATOR OF RESISTANCE-like → MDPPTTAGKRKRPAAAAAAVDEVSDADVEEFYAILHRHRRMLDASRHPVSGAGARAGTQTPTHMPAPWRPSFSMADFAQPAPTPAAVPALRQQQLPVAGNATPPRRPASIALDLNAEPEPQEPPTPRPERDQA, encoded by the coding sequence ATGGATCCGCCCACCACCGCGGGCAAGCGCAAGCGCccggccgctgccgctgccgccgtcgaCGAGGTGTCCGACGCCGATGTCGAGGAGTTCTACGCCatcctccaccgccaccgccgcatgCTCGACGCCTCCCGCCAccccgtctccggcgccggcgcccGAGCGGGGACCCAAACTCCCACGCACATGCCGGCGCCGTGGCGCCCCAGCTTCTCCATGGCGGACTTCGCGCAGCCCGCTCCGACGCCGGCGGCGGTTCCGGCGCTGCGGCAGCAGCAACTGCCGGTGGCCGGCAACGCCACGCCGCCACGGCGTCCCGCCAGCATCGCCCTCGACCTCAACGCAGAGCCGGAGCCCCAGGAGCCGCCCACCCCGCGTCCAGAGCGCGACCAGGCGTAG
- the LOC127301358 gene encoding 3-ketoacyl-CoA synthase 10, with amino-acid sequence MAREEQALLSTEIVNRGVEPSGPDAGSPTFSVRVRRRLPDFLQSVNLKYVKLGYHYLLSHGVYLATIPVIVLVCGAEVGSLSRDELWRKVWDEATYDLATVLAFLAVLAFTISVYIMSRPRPIYLIDFATYKPADELKVSKAEFIDLARKSGKFDEESLAFQARLLAKSGIGDESYMPRCVFQPDANCATMKEGRAEASAAMFAALDELFEKCHVRPKDVGVLVVNCSLFNPTPSLSAMIVNHYKMRGNILSYNLGGTGCSAGVISIDLARDMLQASGAGLAVVVSTEAVSFTWYAGKRRSMLIPNAFFRAGCAAVLLSNRRRDFRRAKYQLEHVVRTHKGADDRSFRSVYQEEDEQRIKGLSISRDLVEVGGHALKTNITTLGPLVLPFSEQLLFFAGVLFRHLYPSKTSTPPPPTAEGGTSAAAPYIPDFKRAFEHFCMHAASRDVLEHLQSNLGLRDTDLEASRAALHRFGNTSSSSIWYELAYLEAKGRVRRGDRVWQLAFGSGFKCNSAVWRAVRRVRRPSRSPWLDCVDQYPARMDA; translated from the exons ATGGCGCGGGAGGAGCAGGCGCTGCTGTCGACCGAGATCGTCAACCGCGGCGTGGAGCCGTCGGGCCCGGACGCCGGCTCGCCGACCTTCTCGGTGCGCGTGCGCCGCCGGCTGCCGGACTTCTTGCAGTCGGTGAACCTCAAGTACGTCAAGCTGGGGTACCACTACCTCCTCAGCCACGGCGTGTACCTGGCCACCATCCCGGTCATCGTGCTCGTCTGCGGCGCCGAGGTCGGCAGCCTCAGCCGCGACGAGCTGTGGCGCAAGGTCTGGGACGAGGCCACCTACGACCTCGCCACCGTGCTCGCCTTCCTCGCCGTCCTCGCCTTCACCATCTCCGTCTACATCATGTCCAGGCCCAGGCCCATCTACCTCATCGACTTCGCAACATACAAGCCCGCGGACGAACTCAAG GTCTCCAAGGCGGAGTTCATTGATCTTGCGCGCAAGTCGGGCAAGTTCGACGAGGAGAGCCTGGCGTTCCAGGCGCGGCTGCTGGCCAAGTCCGGCATCGGGGACGAGTCCTACATGCCGCGCTGCGTCTTCCAGCCCGACGCCAACTGCGCCACCATGAAGGAAGGCCGTGCCGAGGCCTCTGCCGCCATGTTCGCTGCGCTCGACGAGCTCTTCGAGAAGTGCCACGTCCGCCCCAAGGACGTCGGCGTGCTCGTCGTCAACTGCAGCCTCTTCAACCCGACGCCATCCCTCTCCGCCATGATCGTCAACCACTACAAGATGCGCGGCAACATCCTCAGCTACAACCTCGGCGGCACGGGCTGCAGCGCGGGTGTCATCTCCATCGACCTGGCCCGCGACATGCTGCAGGCCAGCGGTGCAGGGCTCGCCGTCGTGGTGAGCACCGAGGCGGTGTCCTTCACCTGGTACGCCGGGAAGCGCCGGTCCATGCTCATCCCGAACGCATTCTTCCGCGCCGGGTGTGCCGCCGTGCTGCTGTCGAACCGGCGCCGGGACTTCCGTCGCGCGAAGTACCAGCTGGAGCACGTGGTGCGCACGCACAAGGGCGCCGACGACCGCAGCTTCCGGTCCGTGTACCAGGAGGAGGACGAGCAGCGGATCAAGGGCCTGTCCATCAGCCGAGACCTGGTGGAGGTCGGGGGCCACGCGCTCAAGACCAACATCACCACCCTCGGCCCGCTCGTGCTCCCGTTCTCCGAGCagctcctcttcttcgccggcgtGCTGTTCCGCCACCTGTACCCGTCCAAGACATCCACGCCGCCACCGCCCACGGCCGAAGGGGGCACCTCGGCGGCCGCGCCGTACATCCCGGACTTCAAGCGCGCTTTCGAGCACTTCTGCATGCACGCGGCGAGCCGCGACGTGCTGGAGCACCTGCAGAGCAACCTGGGCCTCCGCGACACAGACCTGGAGGCCTCCCGCGCCGCGCTGCACAGGTTCGGCAACACGTCCAGCAGCAGCATCTGGTACGAGCTGGCGTACCTGGAGGCCAAGGGACGCGTCCGCCGCGGTGACCGCGTCTGGCAGCTCGCCTTCGGCTCCGGGTTCAAGTGCAACAGCGCCGTGTGGCGCGCCGTCCGCCGCGTGCGCCGCCCGTCCAGGAGCCCGTGGCTGGACTGCGTCGACCAGTACCCGGCGCGCATGGACGCCTGA
- the LOC127301359 gene encoding protein WHAT'S THIS FACTOR 1, chloroplastic: MRVTCSRNCLAELLRRHGQTRCPSQLSPARSMTRGRSVMERSKKKRVNDLEVVIERCKVVSKVLTVLDALKTEEEHVTPLKRLEILRPQLGLAKPHKVAHFVHRSPQLFQVCRDGRGVMWAGLSPQAEALVEEEARLLEEHSRTAAQYVARLLMMSVGRRLPVDKIAHFRRDMGLPHNFRTRWVHMFPELFRLVTLEDGDYLELVSWNPDWAVTEHEKNVAALAGDTNAKSNAGAPGELSLPFHMKFPPDFKSYYKFRGKAHHYVKTGNTEQFQKTSYLSPYAEATGLTPGSQEFDKRAVAVMHEILSFTLEKRLVTDHLTHFRREFVMPQKLMRLLLKHYGIFYVSERGKRLSVFLTEAYDGTELVKKAPLVRWKEKVLQLTGYRGKNKNIGKVHESSDSDDNLFGGDDDDILNVESEDSDDVLDDGTLADDDEMDLGDLSDYTEDVSVKSS; this comes from the coding sequence ATGCGCGTCACGTGTTCGCGCAATTGCCTGGCCGAGCTGCTCCGCCGCCACGGCCAGACGCGCTGCCCCTCGCAGCTATCTCCCGCGCGATCAATGACGCGTGGCCGGAGCGTGATGGAGCGGAGCAAGAAGAAGCGCGTGAACGACCTGGAGGTGGTCATCGAGCGCTGCAAGGTGGTCTCCAAGGTGCTCACGGTGCTGGACGCGCTCAAGACGGAGGAGGAGCACGTCACCCCTCTCAAGCGCCTCGAGATCCTGCGCCCGCAGCTCGGCCTCGCCAAGCCGCACAAGGTGGCCCACTTCGTGCACCGCTCGCCGCAGCTCTTCCAAGTCTGCCGCGACGGCCGCGGCGTCATGTGGGCCGGCCTCTCGCCGCAGGCCGAGGCGCTCGTCGAGGAGGAGGCGCGCCTTCTGGAGGAGCACTCGCGCACGGCCGCCCAGTACGTGGCGAGGCTGCTCATGATGTCGGTGGGACGGCGCCTGCCCGTCGACAAGATCGCGCATTTCCGGCGTGACATGGGGCTTCCCCACAATTTTCGGACGCGGTGGGTGCACATGTTCCCTGAGCTTTTCAGGCTGGTCACGCTGGAGGATGGTGACTACTTGGAGCTAGTTTCCTGGAACCCAGACTGGGCAGTCACCGAGCATGAGAAGAATGTGGCAGCATTGGCCGGCGACACAAATGCCAAGTCTAATGCTGGTGCGCCAGGAGAGCTCTCACTTCCATTCCATATGAAGTTCCCACCAGATTTCAAAAGCTACTACAAATTTAGGGGGAAAGCTCATCACTATGTGAAAACTGGTAATACTGAACAGTTTCAGAAGACATCTTACCTATCCCCTTATGCAGAGGCGACAGGATTGACCCCTGGATCACAGGAGTTCGACAAGAGGGCGGTTGCTGTGATGCATGAGATACTGAGCTTCACACTGGAGAAGAGGCTGGTAACTGATCACCTCACGCATTTCCGTCGTGAGTTTGTTATGCCGCAGAAGCTGATGAGATTGCTACTGAAGCATTATGGTATCTTTTATGTGTCTGAGAGGGGGAAGCGGCTGAGCGTGTTCTTGACAGAGGCATATGATGGGACAGAGTTGGTAAAGAAGGCCCCGTTGGTAAGGTGGAAAGAGAAGGTCCTTCAACTTACTGGTTATAGAGGAAAGAACAAGAATATTGGGAAAGTTCACGAGTCTTCTGATTCAGATGACAATTTgtttggtggtgatgatgatgatatatTGAATGTCGAAAGTGAAGATTCAGACGATGTATTGGATGATGGTACTCTtgcagatgatgatgagatggatTTAGGCGATCTAAGTGATTATACAGAGGATGTGTCAGTGAAATCTAGTTAG